The sequence GTCGGAGCTCTTGAACTCGCCGGTGTCGGGGTTCACGGCGCGCGCCCAGGGCATGTTCTTGGCCCCCGGGATGTGGCCGCCGCGCACGGCACCTTCTTGCGGATACTCGGGCATGTGCAGCTTTTCGCCGCGGTACTCCTCGGGCGAGCGCACGTCCACCAGCTGTCCGTGCTTCTTCACGTGGTCCAGCACCTCGTCGCGGAAGGCGCGGATCTTCGCGTCGTCGCGCTTCGGGACCGGGTACTCCGTGGGCGGATACGACGGATAGTCCGTGGTGGTCGGGCGCCCCTCGTCGTCCCACTTCTTCCGGCCGCCGTCCATGATCTTCACCCGGTCGTGGCCGAACAGGCGGAACACCCAGAGCGCGTAGGTGGCCCACCAGTTGTTCTTGTCGCCGTAGAAGATCACCGTCGTCTCCGGCGTGATCCCCTTCTCCCGCATCAGCTTCGCGAACGCCTCCTCGTCCAGGTAGTCGCGGTTGAGGGGATGCTGCAGGTCGGTGTGCCAGTCGATCTTCACCGCGCCGGGAACGTGGCCCACGTCGTACAGCAGCACGTCCTCGTCGCTCTCGGCGATGCGCACGTTCGGATCGTCCAGGTGCTCGGCGACCCACTGGGTGGAGACCAGCGCCTCGGGGTGCGCGTAGCCGCGCGCCTCGATGGGGGTGGCCGCGGTCAGCGTGTCCGTCATCCCTACCTCCGGTTTGCTCATGGTTTCGCCCGCCCGCCGCTCCGGCCGCGCCCGGTCTTCCGGAAGACACGAACGCCCGGCCACGCAGGGGATGCGGACCGGGCGGTGCGGCCGGGCTGGCGCCCGGCGATGAAAACGACCCGCGCCTCAGCGGCGCGCGCGCACCATCCGTCCGTCCGCGGACGGGCGACAGGCGGTACAGGCGCGGGAGCAGGCGGCGCGGGTCATGACTGCCACTCTACCGGAACCAGCCGGTGGTGTCAAGAACGATTCTCGGTCTCCCATGGATTCGACGGAGACTCCGGGCTTACGACGCCTCGCCCTCGGCCTCGCGGACGGCGCGCTCGGCGGCCATGAAGCCGATGCGCGAGTGTGTGCCGTCGCAGAACGGCTTGTTGGTCGACCCGCCGCAGCGGCAGAGGGAGATCGGCTTCCCCGGCGTGAGCGGATACTCGTGCCCGTCCGCGTCGATCAGCCGGATCGGCCCCTCCACGCGGTACGGCCCGTTGTTGCGCACGGTGATGGTGACCTGCGGCTCGGCCGCGGGCTGCGTTTCGTCCGACATTCGTCCTCGGAGGGCTGAGTGTTGAGTGCTGAGTTGTCAGGCCGCGACGGCTCCGGCCATCCACGCCATCCCGAGCACGGCGCTGCCGAGCGCGGTGAGGGTGCGCAGCGTGCGGCCCAGCGCCGGGACGCGGCTGCCGGCCTGGTCGAACACGAGCCCGGCGGCGACGGCGTAGAGGCCCATCGCAACGGTGGTGCCGACGCCGAAGAAGAGCAGGTAGCCGCCCGCCTGCCACGGCGAGCGCGTGAGCGCCGCGGGCAGGAGCGCCACCAGCGGCGCCGTTCCCGCCAGCCCGTGCGCCATCCCCACCCACAGGCTTCCATGTGTGTGCGAATGTCCGTGCGGGTGCGGATGGCCGCGCTCGGCCAAGCGGTGCGCGCGCTCGTGCAGCACGCTCCACAGCAGCCAGATCCCCAGCCCCAGCAGCATCCCGCCCACGCCGAACTCCAGCCCGCGCGTCAGCCGCTCGGGCACGCGCAGGTCCAGCATCACCAGCACCAGCCCCACCACCAGCAGCGACGCGGAGTGCCCCACCCCCCAGCGCACGCCGAACGCCACCGCCTGCGCGGGGCGCGGGCGGCGCGAGACGAAGGTGGTGACCGCCGCCATGTGGTCGGGCTCCAGCGCGTGCGCGAAGCCCGCGATCAGCGCGGTCAGGAGCGGAAGCAGGTGCATCGCCAGGAGTGCGAGGTGCCGGTGAAAAACATCGCGCGGGCGGAGGAGGTCTCCGACCCGCGCGCTGGAAAGTCTATCCCGCCGCCACGGCTTCCGTCAATCTGCCTCCAATTGGATGGTTATACCGGATTCCAGGATCAACTGTGCATTGGAGGGAGGAATCTGTGGCCGGCTCCCGAGCCACAGGCCGCCTGTCGCCCGGACGCATGCCACAGATTCCTCGGCGCCGCCTGGCATCAGCGCGATTGGAGGTTCGGAGCAGCGGCGCCGCTCGGAATGACATCCGATCGGAATGCACAATCAACACCGGCGTCAGTGCAGGTTGAACGTCATGGTGAAGCGGAAGCGCACGTCGTAGGGGACGCCGTCGACCGACGCGGGGGTGAAGCGCAGCCGCTCGGCGATCCCCTGCACGTACTGGTCGATGAACGCGTCGCCGGTGGGCTGCACCACCTCGGCGTACGAGACGGTGCCGCGGCGGTTCACCACCAGCCGCACGATCGCGCGCTTGCTCTCCGGCTGCGAGCGCTTGCCGGGATGGCGCTCGATCACCGCCTGCATCAGGTCGCTCAGCTCGCCGCGGTTCTCCAGCACGGGGCTGCAGCTGCGCTTCCCCGGGGCGGGAGCCACGTACTCGCCGTCGAGGCGGATCAGCGCCTGGTACGCGCGGCCGGCCTCGAGCGTGGTCAGGTAGTCGGCCACGCGCGTGAGCGCCGCGTCGCGCGCGCCGGGCGTCAGGTTCGAGTCGATGAAGACGACGTTGCCCTTGCGCGCGCTGTCCACGTCCACGAAGAGGATGGCGGACGGCTCGGCCACGCCGTTGCGCCGCGCGATGCTGTCCAGCGATAGCCGTAGCTGCTGCCGCTCGGCGATCTGCTCGCGCGACGGCGCCGGCACCGTGTCGGGAACGATGCGGCACGGCCCGTCCTGCGCGGCCAGGGGAAGCGCGATCACGGCCGACGCCGCGGCCGGGAGCGCGGCGCGAAGGAAGACTCGGAGCATGCGTGTTCGGTCGGAAAGCGGGATCGTGGATCGGATGGGGACGAATCTAACCGCGCGGTAAACATGTGTCATCCCCCGCCTTCGCCGTCCTTCACCGCCCGCGATCCGCTGCTGGACGGACGGGTGGATTGGCGGATTGCGCGCGTAGCAGCACGGTCCGCGCGGGATGCCGCCGGTGCGCGGCTGGTGCGGATTGTGCAGAATGTCCCGTCCCCTCACGACAGCAGAGGAGGTGGGATATGCGAATCGCGACGATGGCGCTCGCGGTGCTGTTCGCGGCCGCTTGCGCGCGGACGGTGAAGGTGGAGACGGACCCGGGCTCGGGGAAGATGGACGTCGACGTGCAGCGGCCCGGCGCCCCCGAGGGTTGGAGCGGCTCGCTGAGCCCCGTCGGCGGCTCGGGGATCAGCGGCACCGCGACCGGGAGCACGGCGCACGACATGACGCACGTGAGCGTGAGCGTGGCCGGCGCCCAGGCCGGCGCGCGGCTCCCCTGGCACGTGCACGAGGGCAAGTGCGGCGACGCCAGCCCGCCCGTGGTCGGCCCGGCGTCGGCCTATCCGCCGCTGGTGGTGGGCGCCGACGGCCGCGCCACGGCCGAGGCGCACGTGCCGGTGCAGCTGAACGAGGCGAAGAACTACATCATCAACGTGCACGCCTCGCCCACGAACCTGGCGACGATCGTCTCCTGCGGCGACTTCAACGACTGAGAGGCAGTGGAACGTGAAAGCGGGCCGGGGGGCGATCGCCTCCCGGCCCGTTCTCGTCTCCTCACCGGACGTCAGTGACTCGTGATCTCGGTGGTGAGCTGCTGGAGGTCCAAGCGGCCCTGCTGCTCGGAGCGCTGGGCGAACTCGGCCGCTTCCTGGAAGCCGGCGCGCGCGTGGCGGTCCATCTCCGACGCGCGGTCGAGCTCGTCGTTGCGGTCGAAGAGCACGCGGCCGCCGCTCCAGTGCACGCGCGGACCGATCGACACCAGGTAGTCGTGCAGCGCCACGATCTCCTTTGCCGACGCCTCGGCCGTCTCCATCGAGCGCTGGAAGTCGGGCACCTTGCGGTCGAAGCCGCGCGCCAGCCCGCGCTCGAAGTCGCCGCCCAGGCGGGTGCGCGCGGCGTCCTCGCGCATCCGCTCGCGCAGCCACGGGAAGGCGTTCCGGCGCACGTCGGCGGCGTACTGGGCGTAGCTGGCGAAGTACCGACGCACCTCGGGGTGCCGCGCGGCGGTGGCGTAGTACTCCTGCTCGTTGAAGGCGGCGGGCGGCTGGTTGATGTCGATGCCGTACTTGGCCGACACGCTGTCGGTGAGGAACTTCATCCGCGCGATGGCCCGCCGCGCGATCCAGAGCGCCTGCGCCTCGCGCGCGGAGGGGACGGGGTCGTCGCCCATGGCGGGGCCCACGCCGCGGCCGTCCACCACCTTGCGCAGCGCCTGCGCCTGCGTGTCGACCTGCTGCCTGCTGTCGCATCCGCCGGCGATGACGGCGAGCAGCACCAGCGGCATCCATCGCCGCACCGCGGGGGAGGGACCGGTGGGATTCATCGAAGTGCTCCGGGTGATGAGGATCTGCGGGCCGGGTTCGTCTGCAGATTCAGGCATCCTCATCACCCCGAAATCACCTGAAATGGAATCTCACGCAGAGGTCGCAGAGGACGCAGAGGACGCAGAGGAGCCTACCGCGAACACCTTTCTTCCTCTGTGACCTCTGCGACCTCTGCGTGAGCCAAAAAGAGAGCGTCCCCCGCGCGGATGGCGGGGAACGCGAGAGAATTCGGCGCGGCGCGATCAGCAGTCGCCGATGGGGGCGTAGATGCGGTTGCCGAGGCTGCTGCCCGTGGGGTAGTTCGCCACCACCTGGTACTCGTACCAGCCGCCATACAGGTTGCCGTCGGGGCCCTCCACGTC comes from Longimicrobium sp. and encodes:
- a CDS encoding sulfurtransferase, whose product is MTDTLTAATPIEARGYAHPEALVSTQWVAEHLDDPNVRIAESDEDVLLYDVGHVPGAVKIDWHTDLQHPLNRDYLDEEAFAKLMREKGITPETTVIFYGDKNNWWATYALWVFRLFGHDRVKIMDGGRKKWDDEGRPTTTDYPSYPPTEYPVPKRDDAKIRAFRDEVLDHVKKHGQLVDVRSPEEYRGEKLHMPEYPQEGAVRGGHIPGAKNMPWARAVNPDTGEFKSSDELKELYEGQLGLQGGQDTIAYCRIGERSSHTWFALSYLLGWKNVRNYDGSWTEWGNAVRLPIERP
- a CDS encoding CDGSH iron-sulfur domain-containing protein: MSDETQPAAEPQVTITVRNNGPYRVEGPIRLIDADGHEYPLTPGKPISLCRCGGSTNKPFCDGTHSRIGFMAAERAVREAEGEAS
- a CDS encoding sulfite exporter TauE/SafE family protein; this translates as MHLLPLLTALIAGFAHALEPDHMAAVTTFVSRRPRPAQAVAFGVRWGVGHSASLLVVGLVLVMLDLRVPERLTRGLEFGVGGMLLGLGIWLLWSVLHERAHRLAERGHPHPHGHSHTHGSLWVGMAHGLAGTAPLVALLPAALTRSPWQAGGYLLFFGVGTTVAMGLYAVAAGLVFDQAGSRVPALGRTLRTLTALGSAVLGMAWMAGAVAA
- a CDS encoding TonB family protein, giving the protein MLRVFLRAALPAAASAVIALPLAAQDGPCRIVPDTVPAPSREQIAERQQLRLSLDSIARRNGVAEPSAILFVDVDSARKGNVVFIDSNLTPGARDAALTRVADYLTTLEAGRAYQALIRLDGEYVAPAPGKRSCSPVLENRGELSDLMQAVIERHPGKRSQPESKRAIVRLVVNRRGTVSYAEVVQPTGDAFIDQYVQGIAERLRFTPASVDGVPYDVRFRFTMTFNLH